A genome region from Anastrepha obliqua isolate idAnaObli1 chromosome 4, idAnaObli1_1.0, whole genome shotgun sequence includes the following:
- the LOC129246330 gene encoding ATPase inhibitor mai-1, mitochondrial, whose amino-acid sequence MFVVSRSAARLYPSGMQLVKMSNSQLGDLGSGAGKGGGGGGSIREAGGAFGKMEAAREEEYFYKKQKEQLDRLKNDQIHQAEFHAQQIKEHEEAIQRHKAFLENIKK is encoded by the exons ATGTTTGTAGTAAGTCGTAGCGCTGCGCGTCTTTATCCCAGTGGAATGCA ATTAGTAAAGATGAGCAACAGTCAACTTGGTGATCTAGGTAGTGGCGCTGGTAAGGGTGGCGGCGGCGGGGGTTCGATCCGCGAAGCTGGCGGTGCCTTTGGAAAAATGGAGGCAGCTCGTGAAGAAGAGTATTTCTACAAAAAG caaaaggAACAGCTCGATCGTTTGAAGAACGATCAAATCCACCAAGCCGAATTCCATGCTCAACAAATCAAAGAGCACGAAGAAGCCATCCAACGTCATAAGGCATtccttgaaaatattaaaaagtaa